From Streptomyces cyaneogriseus subsp. noncyanogenus, the proteins below share one genomic window:
- a CDS encoding RNA polymerase sigma factor SigF: METVDTVVTRSEAPAVEETTRSGATDDGLLTEVVDPRAVAPRDARELSRHFFQRLTELEEGTHEYQYARNTLIEMNMSLVRFAAGRFRGRGDDMEDIVQTGMIGLIKAIDRFELSREVEFTSFALPYIVGEIKRFFRDTTWAVHVPRRLQELRVELAKAREELSSRLDREPTVAELATLMNISEDQVIEGQIAANGYNSASLDAALTGDGPEGGEAVLADFIGVEEEGMRLVEDFHSLAPLMAELSERDRRIIHMRFVEEATQAEIGEQLGCSQMHVSRLIKRIIARLREGMLGELGCA, from the coding sequence ATGGAGACCGTCGACACCGTTGTGACCCGGTCGGAGGCACCGGCCGTCGAGGAGACCACCAGAAGTGGGGCGACGGACGACGGACTGCTGACGGAGGTCGTGGACCCGCGGGCCGTGGCGCCGCGCGACGCACGGGAGCTGTCCCGTCATTTCTTCCAGCGCCTGACGGAGCTCGAAGAGGGAACGCACGAATACCAGTACGCGCGCAACACGCTCATCGAGATGAACATGTCGCTCGTGCGGTTCGCCGCCGGCCGGTTCCGCGGCCGCGGGGACGACATGGAGGACATCGTCCAGACCGGCATGATCGGCCTGATCAAGGCGATCGACCGGTTCGAGCTCTCGCGCGAGGTCGAGTTCACCTCCTTCGCGCTGCCGTACATCGTCGGCGAGATCAAGCGGTTCTTCCGCGACACGACGTGGGCCGTGCACGTGCCCCGGCGGCTGCAGGAGCTGCGGGTGGAGCTGGCCAAGGCGCGCGAGGAGCTCTCCAGCCGCCTGGACCGCGAGCCCACCGTCGCCGAGCTCGCCACCCTGATGAACATCAGCGAGGACCAGGTGATCGAGGGCCAGATCGCCGCCAACGGGTACAACTCCGCGTCCCTGGACGCCGCGCTCACCGGCGACGGCCCGGAGGGCGGCGAGGCGGTGCTCGCCGACTTCATCGGTGTCGAGGAGGAGGGGATGCGGCTCGTCGAGGACTTCCACTCGCTGGCACCGCTCATGGCCGAGCTCAGCGAGCGCGACCGGCGGATCATCCACATGAGGTTCGTCGAGGAGGCCACGCAGGCCGAGATCGGAGAGCAGCTCGGCTGCTCCCAGATGCACGTCTCCCGGCTGATCAAGCGGATCATCGCCCGGCTGCGCGAGGGCATGCTGGGTGAGCTCGGCTGCGCCTGA
- a CDS encoding ATP-binding protein, giving the protein MIEHLDGAVIPTGFDVPVEPLRRAAHYTGEPGCIAEARSFASLFLDQLRTEWCAAIGPRAEGALLLVVSELVTNADRHSRGPYILELEGTDASVTVAVYDSSAALPRRFPRDPERVGRHGLEIVHALAQAVTVERVPVGKRVRAVVSLNDTE; this is encoded by the coding sequence ATGATCGAGCACCTGGACGGGGCAGTGATACCGACTGGTTTCGACGTGCCCGTGGAACCGCTACGGCGGGCGGCACATTACACCGGCGAGCCGGGATGCATCGCCGAGGCGCGTTCCTTCGCGTCGCTCTTCCTCGACCAGCTCAGGACCGAGTGGTGCGCCGCGATCGGCCCGCGGGCCGAGGGCGCGCTCCTCCTCGTGGTGAGCGAGCTGGTCACCAACGCCGACCGGCACAGCCGGGGGCCGTACATCCTGGAGCTGGAGGGCACGGACGCCTCGGTGACGGTGGCCGTCTACGACAGCAGCGCGGCCCTGCCCCGGCGTTTCCCGCGCGACCCCGAACGGGTCGGGCGGCACGGCCTGGAGATCGTCCACGCACTGGCGCAGGCCGTCACCGTCGAGCGGGTGCCGGTCGGCAAGCGGGTGCGCGCCGTGGTGTCGCTGAACGACACCGAGTGA
- a CDS encoding streptophobe family protein: MSARHPSGPAAVAPHGWVQALGTVLAGLLAMGAVAALGLWAAGAADLPEGAFPRVVTATVVTAAGGAVDFSGHAGGLAGTRAGLTVMPLSVTLTGALVIGWAFLRPLRHRAVAGTAELAGWAGRIAALWLLALLALAFAARQTFEVSLGEGVLDDLGDLFGLSPRVGFTTDVPLTLLLGLLWLAGVLALALLVAPGAPLPGRLLRFQATVRPAAYAMVALLLACVAVGVVIGLVVAATRGHPARTFAVLLLGLPNVVWLAFTLGLGATWDGRVEGPFGLPMPRLLDEVLRTPDVSALNLRTLAEHDGRVWWLVAVDAVLLLTAAAVQAARSPARRPAWRHAVRLAVALALTVLTVCLVGRVSAYYGLSVLGIGDLGGALSGELFLRPRVWTASGLALLWGLVAGFLGALLVRWARRRHGRGRMTER; the protein is encoded by the coding sequence GTGAGCGCGCGTCATCCCTCCGGTCCGGCAGCCGTGGCCCCGCACGGCTGGGTCCAGGCCCTCGGCACCGTGCTGGCCGGTCTGCTCGCCATGGGAGCGGTCGCCGCGCTCGGGCTGTGGGCGGCCGGTGCCGCGGATCTGCCCGAGGGGGCCTTTCCCCGGGTCGTCACGGCGACCGTGGTCACCGCCGCCGGCGGGGCGGTGGACTTCTCCGGGCACGCCGGAGGGCTCGCCGGCACCCGGGCCGGGCTGACCGTGATGCCGCTGTCCGTCACCCTGACGGGAGCCCTGGTCATCGGATGGGCCTTCCTGCGGCCACTGCGCCACCGGGCGGTCGCGGGGACCGCGGAGCTGGCGGGCTGGGCCGGGCGGATCGCCGCGCTGTGGCTGCTCGCCCTCCTCGCCCTCGCGTTCGCCGCGCGGCAGACCTTCGAGGTCTCCCTCGGGGAGGGCGTACTGGACGACCTCGGCGACCTCTTCGGCCTCTCCCCCAGGGTCGGCTTCACCACCGACGTCCCCCTGACGCTGCTCTTGGGTCTGCTCTGGCTGGCGGGTGTGCTGGCGCTGGCCCTGCTGGTGGCACCGGGCGCGCCGCTGCCCGGCCGGCTGCTGCGGTTCCAGGCGACGGTACGGCCGGCGGCGTACGCGATGGTCGCCCTGCTGCTCGCCTGCGTCGCCGTGGGCGTGGTGATCGGCCTGGTGGTCGCGGCGACGCGCGGACACCCCGCCCGGACGTTCGCCGTACTCCTGCTCGGACTGCCCAACGTGGTGTGGCTCGCCTTCACCCTCGGGCTCGGCGCCACCTGGGACGGCCGGGTGGAGGGGCCGTTCGGGCTGCCGATGCCGCGGCTGCTGGACGAGGTGCTGCGTACCCCGGACGTCTCGGCGCTGAACCTGCGCACCCTGGCCGAGCACGACGGCCGGGTGTGGTGGCTCGTGGCCGTGGACGCGGTGCTGCTCCTGACCGCCGCCGCCGTACAGGCGGCGCGCTCACCGGCCCGGAGACCGGCCTGGCGGCACGCGGTGCGCCTGGCCGTCGCACTGGCGCTCACGGTGCTCACGGTCTGCCTCGTCGGCCGCGTCTCGGCGTACTACGGGCTCTCCGTCCTCGGCATCGGCGACCTGGGCGGCGCCCTGTCCGGGGAGCTGTTCCTCAGACCGCGGGTGTGGACCGCGTCGGGCCTGGCGCTGTTGTGGGGGCTGGTCGCCGGGTTCCTCGGCGCGCTGCTCGTCCGGTGGGCGCGCCGGCGGCACGGGCGGGGGCGGATGACGGAGCGATGA
- the mgrA gene encoding L-glyceraldehyde 3-phosphate reductase produces the protein MYTAHPHRYADMPYRRTGRSGLKLPALSLGLWHNFGPDRPAETQRAILRRAFDLGVTHFDLANNYGPPPGAAESALGEALRADFARYRDELVISTKAGYLMWPGPYGEWGSRKYLLSSLDQSLQRMGLEYVDIFYSHRPDPETPLEETMGALHSAVQQGKALYVGVSNYSAEQTREAARILADLGTPLLIHQPRYSMLDRRPETEGLLDALDELQTGSIAYSPLEQGVLTARYLDGIPEDSRAASDSPFLNSDALTEELVGKLRALDDIAKSRGQSLAQMALAWVLRGGRVTSALVGASSPRQLEDSVAAVRNLDFDPEELARIDRVIAS, from the coding sequence TTGTACACCGCACACCCCCACCGCTACGCGGACATGCCCTATCGGCGCACCGGACGCAGCGGGCTGAAGCTCCCCGCGCTCTCGCTCGGCCTGTGGCACAACTTCGGCCCGGACCGCCCGGCCGAGACCCAGCGCGCCATCCTGCGCCGCGCCTTCGACCTCGGCGTCACCCACTTCGACCTGGCCAACAACTACGGCCCGCCGCCCGGCGCCGCCGAGTCCGCCCTCGGCGAGGCGCTCAGGGCGGACTTCGCGCGCTACCGCGACGAGCTGGTGATCTCGACCAAGGCCGGCTACCTGATGTGGCCCGGCCCGTACGGGGAGTGGGGCTCGCGCAAGTACCTGCTGTCCTCGCTCGACCAGAGCCTGCAGCGGATGGGCCTGGAGTACGTCGACATCTTCTACTCCCACCGCCCCGACCCGGAGACTCCGCTGGAGGAGACGATGGGGGCCCTGCACTCGGCGGTGCAGCAGGGCAAGGCGCTCTACGTCGGTGTCTCCAACTATTCGGCGGAGCAGACCCGCGAGGCCGCGCGCATCCTCGCCGATCTCGGCACTCCGCTGCTGATCCACCAGCCGCGCTACTCGATGCTCGACCGCCGTCCGGAGACCGAGGGGCTGCTGGACGCCCTGGACGAGCTGCAAACCGGCTCCATCGCCTACTCGCCGCTGGAGCAGGGCGTGCTCACGGCGCGCTACCTCGACGGCATCCCGGAGGACTCGCGGGCGGCGAGCGACAGCCCGTTCCTCAACTCCGACGCGCTCACCGAAGAACTGGTGGGCAAGCTGCGCGCCCTGGACGACATCGCCAAGTCCCGTGGCCAGTCCCTGGCGCAGATGGCGCTGGCATGGGTGCTGCGCGGGGGCCGGGTCACCTCCGCTCTGGTGGGCGCGAGCAGCCCGCGGCAACTGGAGGACAGCGTGGCGGCGGTCCGCAACCTCGACTTCGACCCGGAGGAGCTGGCCCGGATCGACCGCGTGATCGCTTCCTGA
- a CDS encoding LysR substrate-binding domain-containing protein, protein MELRQLRHFVAVAEDQHFTRAAERLMVSQSGLSASIRALERELQTPLFVRTTRRVTLTEAGRALLGEAQRILAQVRSAHEAVAAVQGVLRGTLSLGTEQCIAGVHVARLLAAFRRRHPDVEIRLRQAGSGALAEEVAAGRLDLAFAYRAEADTDQLRSAFLNREPMTVLCHPDHRLAAAGAVVTPHDLADEVFVDFHPDWGPRRTTDTAFAAAGVRRTVALEVNDVHGLLDLVDENLGIAVVPRHFRHKRTSLTALPLKDTGEAAYETVALLPPPQAASPAARALMSVLETLPRTEGA, encoded by the coding sequence ATGGAACTGCGTCAACTCCGGCACTTCGTGGCGGTCGCCGAGGACCAGCACTTCACCCGGGCGGCCGAACGCCTCATGGTGTCCCAGTCGGGCCTGTCGGCGTCCATCCGGGCGCTGGAGCGGGAGCTCCAGACTCCGCTGTTCGTGCGGACCACCCGCCGGGTGACGCTGACCGAGGCCGGGCGGGCGCTGCTGGGCGAGGCGCAGCGCATCCTGGCCCAGGTGCGGTCGGCGCACGAGGCCGTCGCCGCGGTGCAGGGGGTGCTGCGCGGCACCCTGTCGCTGGGCACCGAGCAGTGCATCGCCGGGGTGCATGTGGCCCGGCTGCTGGCGGCGTTCCGGCGGCGCCACCCGGACGTGGAGATCCGGCTGCGGCAGGCGGGCTCGGGGGCGCTGGCGGAGGAGGTCGCGGCGGGGCGGCTGGACCTGGCGTTCGCCTACCGGGCGGAGGCCGACACCGATCAGCTCCGCTCCGCCTTTCTGAACCGCGAGCCGATGACCGTGCTGTGCCACCCGGACCACCGCCTCGCGGCGGCCGGAGCGGTGGTGACGCCGCACGACCTCGCCGACGAGGTCTTCGTCGACTTCCACCCCGACTGGGGGCCGCGCCGCACCACCGACACCGCCTTCGCCGCGGCGGGCGTACGGCGGACCGTGGCCCTGGAGGTGAACGACGTCCACGGTCTGCTCGACCTGGTGGACGAGAACCTCGGCATCGCGGTCGTGCCGCGCCACTTCCGGCACAAGCGGACGTCCCTGACCGCGCTGCCGCTGAAGGACACCGGCGAGGCGGCGTACGAGACCGTGGCCCTGCTGCCGCCGCCGCAGGCCGCCAGCCCGGCGGCCCGTGCCCTGATGTCCGTACTCGAGACACTGCCGCGGACGGAGGGCGCGTGA
- a CDS encoding mycothiol transferase — protein sequence MHAKDILIDGYGRIREEVHATVEDLGPDDLNARPAAGTNSIAWLVWHLIRVQDDHVADAFGLDQVWTAQGWEKRFGLDLPRHDTGYGHSPAKVAKVRVDSAELLTGYCDAVHEQTLDALRSLTAKDLERVVDENWDPPVTLGVRLVSVLSDDLQHVGQAAYVRGLLQSTSA from the coding sequence ATGCATGCCAAGGACATCCTCATCGACGGCTACGGCCGCATCCGGGAAGAAGTCCACGCCACCGTCGAGGATCTCGGCCCCGACGATCTGAACGCCCGCCCCGCCGCCGGAACCAACTCCATCGCCTGGCTGGTCTGGCACCTTATCCGGGTCCAGGACGACCATGTCGCGGACGCGTTCGGACTCGACCAGGTGTGGACCGCGCAGGGCTGGGAGAAGCGATTCGGGCTGGACCTGCCGCGGCACGACACCGGATACGGGCACAGTCCCGCGAAGGTCGCCAAGGTGCGGGTCGACTCCGCCGAGCTGCTGACCGGGTACTGCGACGCCGTGCACGAGCAGACGCTGGACGCCCTGCGCTCGCTGACCGCCAAGGACCTGGAACGCGTCGTGGACGAGAACTGGGATCCGCCGGTCACCCTGGGCGTGCGGCTGGTGAGTGTCCTGTCCGACGATCTGCAGCACGTCGGACAGGCCGCCTATGTGCGGGGGCTGCTTCAGAGCACGTCCGCGTAG
- a CDS encoding adenosine deaminase — MTAPRIDTDTLRRLPKAVLHDHLDGGLRPATVVELAREVGHTLPATDPDALAAWYFDAANSGDLVRYIATFEHTLAVMQTREGLLRTAEEYVLDLAADGVVYAEVRYAPELMVDKGLTLDEVVETVQEGLAAGMAKAAAAGTPVRVGTLLCGMRMFDRTREIADLVVAYRDAGVVGFDIAGAEDGFPPADHLAAFELLRCESVPFTIHAGEAHGLPSIHQALQVCGAQRIGHGVRITDDIPDLAAGKLGRLASWVRDRRIALEMCPTSNLQTGAAVSIAEHPITALKDLGFRVTLNTDNRLVSGTTMTREMSLLVEEAGWTAEDLRTVTVNAVKSAFIPFDERTALIEDVVLPGYADVL; from the coding sequence ATGACCGCGCCCCGCATCGACACCGACACCCTTCGCCGGCTGCCCAAGGCCGTGCTGCACGACCACCTCGACGGGGGCCTGCGCCCCGCCACCGTCGTGGAGCTCGCGCGGGAGGTCGGCCACACGCTTCCCGCCACGGACCCGGACGCGCTCGCCGCCTGGTACTTCGACGCCGCCAACTCCGGCGACCTGGTGCGCTACATAGCCACCTTCGAACACACCCTCGCCGTGATGCAGACCCGCGAGGGCCTGCTGCGCACCGCCGAGGAGTACGTCCTCGACCTCGCCGCCGACGGCGTCGTCTACGCGGAGGTCCGCTACGCCCCCGAGCTGATGGTCGACAAAGGCCTGACCCTGGACGAGGTCGTGGAGACCGTCCAGGAGGGGCTGGCGGCCGGGATGGCCAAGGCGGCGGCCGCGGGGACCCCGGTCCGTGTCGGCACCCTGCTGTGCGGCATGCGGATGTTCGACCGGACGCGGGAGATCGCGGATCTGGTGGTCGCCTACCGGGACGCGGGCGTGGTCGGCTTCGACATCGCCGGAGCCGAGGACGGCTTCCCGCCCGCCGACCACCTGGCCGCCTTCGAGCTGCTTCGCTGCGAAAGCGTGCCCTTCACCATCCACGCCGGGGAGGCGCACGGCCTGCCCAGCATCCACCAGGCCCTTCAGGTGTGCGGGGCCCAGCGCATCGGGCACGGCGTGCGCATCACCGACGACATCCCGGACCTCGCGGCCGGGAAGCTCGGCCGCCTCGCGTCCTGGGTCCGCGACCGCCGTATCGCCCTGGAGATGTGCCCGACGTCCAACCTCCAGACCGGCGCCGCGGTCTCCATCGCCGAGCACCCGATCACCGCCCTGAAGGACCTCGGCTTCCGCGTCACCCTCAACACCGACAACCGCCTCGTCTCGGGCACCACGATGACCCGCGAGATGTCCCTGCTGGTGGAGGAGGCGGGCTGGACGGCGGAGGACCTGCGCACGGTCACGGTGAACGCCGTCAAGAGCGCGTTCATCCCGTTCGACGAGCGCACGGCCCTCATCGAGGACGTCGTCCTGCCGGGCTACGCGGACGTGCTCTGA
- a CDS encoding pyridoxamine 5'-phosphate oxidase family protein, whose product MKITAAPRGPERRKRDVLARLERESDIWVATADGGLPCLVALWFVWDGECLWLSTRLTNPTGRNLSGGGRTRLAFGDTWDVVLVDGEAKTFTSREVPDAAAGAFAAKTGWDPREDGPAYGWFRIRPQAVQAWRGAHELKGRHLMRDGAWIV is encoded by the coding sequence ATGAAGATCACGGCTGCGCCGCGCGGCCCCGAGCGCCGCAAGCGGGACGTACTGGCCCGGCTGGAACGGGAGAGCGACATCTGGGTGGCCACGGCGGACGGCGGACTGCCCTGCCTGGTCGCGCTGTGGTTCGTGTGGGACGGGGAGTGCCTGTGGCTGTCCACCCGGCTGACCAACCCCACCGGCCGGAATCTGAGCGGCGGCGGCCGGACCCGGCTGGCGTTCGGCGACACCTGGGATGTCGTCCTCGTCGACGGGGAGGCTAAGACGTTCACGTCGCGGGAGGTGCCGGACGCGGCGGCCGGGGCCTTCGCCGCGAAGACCGGCTGGGACCCTCGTGAGGACGGCCCGGCGTACGGCTGGTTCCGGATACGTCCGCAGGCGGTCCAAGCCTGGCGCGGCGCGCACGAACTGAAGGGCCGGCATCTCATGCGGGACGGGGCGTGGATCGTGTAG
- a CDS encoding aldehyde dehydrogenase family protein produces MRSFPARSAGRPARAHHQRGTVNHSAPEQPAAVVARLRAAFRTGRTQPVEWRTAQLRRLREMLTDNGPELAAALHADLGKSAAEAHRTEIGFTVREIDHTLGHLTEWLRPDPAPVPEHLGADARAWTQYDPLGVVLVIAPWNYPAQLLLAPLVGALAAGNAVVVKPSELAPATSAALARLLPAYLDTNAVAVVEGGIPETTALLAERFDHIFYTGNGTVGRIVMRAAAEHLTPVTLELGGKSPAFVDRDTDLDVVADRLVRGKFLNAGQTCVAPDYVLTDPETAAALEPALARAVEAVYGPDPAASPAYSRIVNERHFDRLVGLLDSGRVVVGGGSDRATKYIAPTVLADVDPEAPVMREEIFGPLLPIVTVAGPDEAIAFVNDRDKPLALYVFSESGETRARFAAETSSGGLGYGLPLAHLTVSDLPFGGVGESGMGSYHGRYSIETFSHRKALLDKPLS; encoded by the coding sequence ATCCGATCGTTTCCGGCAAGATCAGCGGGCCGTCCCGCCCGCGCGCACCACCAGCGAGGCACCGTGAACCACTCCGCCCCCGAGCAGCCCGCCGCCGTCGTGGCCCGGCTGCGTGCCGCCTTCCGCACCGGCCGCACCCAGCCCGTCGAGTGGCGCACGGCGCAGTTGCGCCGCCTGCGCGAGATGCTCACCGACAACGGCCCGGAGCTGGCCGCCGCCCTCCACGCCGACCTGGGCAAGAGCGCCGCCGAGGCCCACCGGACGGAGATCGGCTTCACCGTCCGCGAGATCGACCACACCCTCGGCCATCTCACCGAGTGGCTGCGCCCCGATCCGGCCCCGGTGCCGGAGCACCTCGGCGCCGACGCGCGCGCCTGGACGCAGTACGACCCGCTCGGCGTCGTTCTCGTCATCGCGCCCTGGAACTACCCGGCCCAGCTGCTGCTCGCCCCGCTGGTCGGTGCGCTGGCCGCCGGCAACGCGGTCGTCGTCAAGCCGAGCGAGCTCGCTCCCGCCACCTCCGCCGCACTCGCCCGGCTGCTGCCCGCCTACCTGGACACCAACGCCGTCGCCGTGGTCGAGGGCGGCATACCGGAGACCACCGCGCTCCTCGCCGAGCGCTTCGACCACATCTTCTACACCGGCAACGGTACCGTCGGCCGCATCGTCATGCGCGCCGCCGCCGAGCACCTCACCCCGGTCACCCTCGAACTCGGCGGCAAGTCCCCGGCGTTCGTCGACCGCGACACGGACCTCGACGTGGTCGCCGACCGGCTGGTGCGCGGCAAGTTCCTCAACGCCGGACAGACCTGCGTCGCCCCCGACTACGTCCTGACCGACCCGGAGACCGCCGCCGCGCTCGAACCCGCGCTCGCCCGTGCCGTCGAGGCGGTCTACGGCCCCGACCCGGCCGCTTCGCCCGCCTACAGCCGCATCGTCAACGAGCGCCACTTCGACCGGCTCGTCGGGCTGCTGGACTCCGGCCGGGTGGTCGTGGGCGGCGGCAGCGACCGCGCGACGAAGTACATCGCCCCCACGGTGCTCGCCGACGTCGACCCCGAGGCGCCCGTGATGCGGGAGGAGATCTTCGGTCCCCTCCTGCCGATCGTCACGGTCGCCGGACCGGACGAGGCGATCGCCTTCGTCAACGACCGGGACAAGCCCCTGGCCCTGTACGTCTTCAGCGAGTCCGGCGAGACACGGGCGCGGTTCGCCGCCGAGACCTCCTCCGGCGGCCTCGGGTACGGGCTGCCGCTCGCCCATCTCACCGTCTCCGACCTGCCGTTCGGCGGGGTGGGCGAGAGCGGCATGGGCAGCTACCACGGCCGCTACTCGATCGAGACGTTCAGCCACCGCAAGGCGCTGCTCGACAAGCCGCTGAGCTGA
- a CDS encoding acyl-CoA dehydrogenase family protein: METAPHPLVIRARRLAEDLLAPHAQRVDQDGVPVSHIDALRTSGLLGMSAPEAYGGAGAPDAVAREVQEILAGACCSTWFVQTQHHTPVRLLARSESPARERLLGPLATGAILSGIAYAHVRAFPRVLVRATARRGGRRFDGTVPWYTGWGLNDVMLLAGVGEDAEVVFAFADAREQPGLRPSPPMRLAALSAARTVSLELDGLWVPEDSVVLRVGQEEFARGDIPRSANTSPAVFGVAYAALRLLERAPEAERTAGALRLRLDEVRRRAYALADHPVPHEHMAERLALRTRAYDLMRAATTAAIVAGGGRTMDLGSAAQRLAREGMFLLVQGQTAPVRQAHLASLGTAPPP; encoded by the coding sequence ATGGAGACAGCACCCCACCCTCTCGTCATCCGTGCCCGCCGACTGGCGGAGGACCTCCTCGCCCCGCACGCGCAGCGCGTCGACCAGGACGGCGTGCCCGTGTCCCACATCGACGCGCTGCGGACCTCCGGGCTGCTCGGGATGAGCGCGCCCGAGGCGTACGGCGGGGCCGGGGCGCCCGACGCGGTCGCCCGGGAGGTCCAGGAGATCCTGGCCGGGGCATGCTGCTCGACGTGGTTCGTGCAGACCCAGCACCACACCCCGGTGCGCCTGCTGGCCAGGTCCGAGAGCCCCGCCCGGGAGCGCCTCCTGGGCCCGCTGGCGACCGGCGCGATACTGTCCGGTATCGCCTACGCGCATGTCCGCGCCTTCCCCCGCGTCCTGGTGCGCGCCACCGCTCGGCGGGGCGGCCGGCGCTTCGACGGCACCGTGCCCTGGTACACGGGCTGGGGGCTGAACGACGTGATGCTGCTGGCGGGCGTCGGCGAGGACGCCGAGGTGGTGTTCGCGTTCGCCGACGCGCGGGAACAGCCCGGGCTGCGCCCGTCGCCGCCGATGCGGCTCGCGGCGCTGTCGGCCGCCCGGACGGTGTCCCTGGAGCTGGACGGCCTGTGGGTGCCCGAGGACTCCGTGGTCCTGCGCGTCGGGCAGGAGGAGTTCGCCCGCGGGGACATCCCGCGCAGCGCCAACACCTCCCCGGCCGTCTTCGGGGTGGCCTACGCCGCCCTGCGCCTGCTGGAGCGGGCACCGGAGGCGGAGCGGACGGCGGGCGCCCTGCGGCTGCGGCTCGACGAGGTGCGCCGCCGGGCCTACGCCCTCGCCGACCACCCCGTCCCGCACGAGCACATGGCGGAGCGGCTGGCGCTGCGCACGCGGGCGTACGACCTGATGCGCGCGGCGACGACCGCGGCGATCGTGGCCGGGGGCGGCCGCACGATGGACCTCGGCAGTGCCGCCCAGCGGCTCGCCCGGGAAGGCATGTTCCTGCTGGTGCAGGGGCAGACGGCACCGGTCCGGCAGGCCCACCTGGCCTCGCTGGGCACCGCCCCTCCGCCGTGA
- a CDS encoding cryptochrome/photolyase family protein, which translates to MNVSVVLFTADLRLRDHPPLRAAGDASRQVVPLFVRDPAVDRAGFAVPNRMAFLADCLRDLDAGLRERGGRLIVRSGDVVAQVCTVAAEAGAGDIHMASDVSAYAQHREERLRRALEAQGRRLHVHDTVTTVQPPGVVTPASSDHFAVFTPYFRHWERQALRGVLTAPRAVRVPDGIGSEPLPSRGSVTGVSPRLATGGEAEARRRLAAWLRRGIDDYADRQDVLAADGTSRLSPHLHFGTLSPVELVHRAREAGGPGGEAFTRQLAWRDFHRQVLAARPDASTADYRTRHDRWRSGPAAERDLRAWQEGCTGYPLVDAAMRQLRHEGWMHNRGRLLTAFFLTKTLYVDWRAGARHFLDLLVDGDVANNQLNWQWAAGTGTDTRPNRVLNPVLQARRYDPAGAYVRRWVPELARLRPPAVFEPWRLRGTGRAAVDYPDPVVGLAEGLARFKEARARA; encoded by the coding sequence ATGAACGTCTCGGTCGTCCTGTTCACCGCCGATCTGCGGCTGCGCGACCATCCCCCGCTGCGTGCCGCGGGGGACGCCTCCCGCCAGGTGGTGCCTCTCTTCGTACGGGATCCGGCGGTGGACCGCGCCGGTTTCGCCGTCCCCAACCGCATGGCGTTCCTGGCCGACTGCCTGCGGGACCTGGACGCGGGTCTGCGGGAGCGCGGCGGACGGCTCATCGTCCGGTCGGGTGATGTCGTGGCGCAGGTGTGCACCGTGGCGGCCGAGGCGGGCGCCGGTGACATCCACATGGCGTCGGACGTCAGCGCCTACGCCCAGCACCGGGAGGAGCGGCTGCGCCGCGCGCTGGAGGCACAGGGTCGCCGGCTGCACGTCCACGACACGGTGACCACCGTCCAGCCGCCCGGCGTGGTGACGCCCGCCTCCTCGGATCACTTCGCGGTGTTCACACCGTACTTCCGGCACTGGGAGCGGCAGGCGCTGCGCGGCGTCCTCACCGCGCCCCGCGCCGTCCGGGTGCCGGACGGCATCGGATCGGAGCCCCTGCCCTCGCGCGGGAGCGTCACCGGCGTGTCGCCGCGGCTGGCCACGGGCGGCGAGGCGGAGGCCCGCCGGCGGCTGGCGGCATGGCTGCGCCGCGGGATCGACGACTACGCGGACCGGCAGGACGTCCTGGCCGCGGACGGCACCTCCCGCCTCTCGCCCCACTTGCACTTCGGCACCCTGTCCCCCGTGGAACTCGTCCACCGCGCGCGCGAGGCGGGCGGCCCCGGCGGGGAGGCGTTCACACGCCAGCTCGCCTGGCGCGATTTCCACCGTCAGGTCCTGGCCGCCCGCCCGGACGCGTCGACCGCCGACTACCGCACCCGGCACGATCGCTGGCGGTCCGGCCCCGCGGCCGAGCGGGACCTCCGGGCGTGGCAGGAGGGTTGCACCGGCTATCCGCTGGTCGACGCGGCGATGCGGCAACTGCGCCACGAGGGCTGGATGCACAACCGCGGACGGCTGCTGACGGCCTTCTTCCTCACCAAGACGCTGTACGTCGACTGGCGCGCGGGCGCCCGGCACTTCCTCGACCTGCTGGTCGACGGGGACGTCGCCAACAACCAGCTCAACTGGCAGTGGGCGGCCGGGACCGGCACCGACACCCGGCCCAACCGGGTCCTCAACCCGGTCCTCCAGGCCCGCCGCTACGATCCGGCCGGCGCGTACGTCCGACGGTGGGTGCCGGAGCTGGCCCGCCTCCGCCCGCCGGCGGTGTTCGAACCGTGGCGGCTGCGGGGCACGGGCCGGGCCGCGGTGGACTATCCCGATCCGGTCGTCGGCCTCGCCGAGGGGCTGGCCCGCTTCAAGGAGGCACGCGCCCGCGCTTGA